One part of the Candidatus Kouleothrix ribensis genome encodes these proteins:
- a CDS encoding alpha/beta fold hydrolase, with protein sequence MRSIYPFEQRRFAVPGGAINYVDEGHGPAVLMLHGNPTWSFYYRRLILALRASHRVIVPDHLGCGLSDKPQQYPYRLENHIENLVQLVRHLGIDRCDLVVHDWGGAIGLGAAVRRAFELRRLVLFNTAAFLSPRIPWRIGVCKIPGLGALAIRGLNGFARGATLMAVERPLDPQVRAGYLLPYRGYHDRIANLRFVQDIPLRPSHPTWATVDAIDQGLARFRNTPTLILWGGRDWCFNDYFLADWRQRLPDARVVRYDDAGHYVLEDAHAAIVPELARFLG encoded by the coding sequence ATTCGGTCGATCTATCCCTTCGAGCAGCGCCGCTTTGCTGTGCCTGGCGGGGCGATCAATTATGTCGATGAAGGCCACGGCCCGGCGGTGCTGATGCTGCACGGCAACCCGACCTGGTCGTTCTACTACCGCCGGCTGATCCTGGCGCTGCGCGCGAGCCACCGTGTGATCGTGCCCGACCATCTGGGCTGCGGGCTATCGGACAAGCCGCAGCAGTACCCCTACCGGCTCGAAAACCATATCGAGAACCTGGTGCAGCTGGTGCGCCACCTCGGCATCGATCGATGCGACCTGGTGGTACACGATTGGGGCGGCGCGATCGGGCTGGGCGCGGCGGTGCGGCGTGCGTTCGAGCTGCGCCGGCTGGTGCTGTTCAACACGGCCGCGTTTCTCTCGCCGCGCATCCCCTGGCGCATTGGCGTGTGCAAGATCCCCGGCCTGGGCGCGCTGGCCATCCGTGGCCTGAATGGCTTCGCGCGTGGCGCCACGCTTATGGCGGTCGAGCGCCCGCTCGACCCGCAGGTGCGCGCCGGCTACCTGCTGCCCTACCGGGGCTACCACGACCGCATCGCCAACCTGCGCTTCGTGCAAGACATACCGCTGCGCCCGTCGCACCCGACCTGGGCCACCGTCGATGCGATCGACCAGGGGCTTGCGCGCTTCCGCAATACCCCCACGCTGATCTTATGGGGTGGGCGCGACTGGTGTTTCAACGACTATTTCCTGGCCGACTGGCGGCAGCGCCTGCCCGACGCGCGGGTGGTGCGCTACGACGACGCCGGCCACTACGTGCTGGAAGATGCGCACGCGGCGATTGTGCCTGAGCTGGCGCGCTTCCTGGGCTAG
- a CDS encoding NAD-dependent epimerase/dehydratase family protein: MNALVTGGNGFLGRYIVEQLLARGDSVHVVGRSNYPELAALGVRCFRADLADEAELGAALRGREVVFHVAAKAGVWGSWNDFYRNNVSATQHVLRAAVRAGVPKFVYTSSPSVAIGATDLAGADESTPFPARYLAPYPHTKALAERFVLAQRELATVALRPHLIWGPRDPHIVPRLLERARTGQLRQIGDGTNRVDVTYVENAALAHLQAADCLSQHSALRGRAYFIGQAEPVNLWQFIGQLVAGAGLPPIRGSISRRSAMRIATALELLYGAARSTREPPLTRMTVAQMTMSHWFDHAAAARDFGYTAPISTEEGLRRTLAWFR, translated from the coding sequence ATGAATGCACTTGTAACCGGTGGCAACGGCTTCCTGGGCCGCTATATCGTCGAGCAGCTGCTGGCGCGCGGCGACAGTGTGCATGTGGTCGGCCGCAGCAACTACCCCGAGCTTGCGGCGCTTGGCGTGCGCTGCTTCCGCGCCGACCTGGCAGACGAGGCCGAGCTAGGCGCGGCGCTGCGCGGCCGCGAGGTGGTGTTCCACGTGGCGGCCAAGGCGGGGGTGTGGGGCAGCTGGAACGACTTCTACCGCAACAACGTGAGCGCCACCCAGCATGTGCTGCGCGCGGCAGTGCGCGCGGGCGTGCCAAAGTTCGTGTACACCTCGTCGCCTTCGGTAGCAATCGGCGCGACCGACCTCGCCGGCGCCGACGAGTCGACGCCATTCCCGGCGCGCTACCTGGCGCCCTACCCGCACACCAAGGCGCTGGCCGAACGCTTCGTACTGGCCCAGCGCGAGCTTGCGACCGTGGCGCTGCGGCCGCACCTGATCTGGGGCCCGCGCGACCCGCACATCGTGCCGCGGCTGCTCGAGCGCGCGCGCACCGGGCAGCTGCGCCAGATCGGCGACGGCACCAACCGCGTCGATGTCACCTATGTCGAAAACGCCGCGCTGGCGCATCTGCAAGCCGCCGACTGCCTGAGCCAGCACTCGGCCCTGCGCGGGCGGGCCTACTTCATCGGCCAGGCCGAGCCGGTGAACCTGTGGCAGTTCATCGGCCAGCTGGTGGCCGGCGCCGGGCTGCCACCGATTCGTGGCAGCATCAGCCGGCGCAGCGCCATGCGCATCGCCACGGCGCTAGAGCTACTGTATGGCGCTGCGCGTAGCACACGCGAGCCACCGCTGACGCGCATGACCGTCGCACAGATGACTATGTCGCACTGGTTCGACCACGCGGCCGCCGCGCGCGATTTCGGCTATACTGCGCCGATCTCGACCGAGGAAGGCCTGCGGCGAACGCTGGCGTGGTTTAGATAA
- a CDS encoding AMP-binding protein has translation MIETAQANANIARYLPHMAHERPEQVAVVSGLVRDRADRPCYERLTFAELDRESDAYAHGLTRYGIGPGTRVLLMVRPGLPLIALTFALFKAGCVPILIDPAMGRANLAACIAESQPEALIGVPAAHLARLVFRRACRTITRAVTVGRRWAWGGATLEQLHDQRPEPFAIVPTRAGDMAAILFTSGSTGVPKGVVYEHGMFEAQVQTLRALYAIEPGEVELPAFPLFALFNVALGVTSAIPDLDPTRPASCNPARIVEIIRDQRVTSSFGSPAIWERVTRHCLDQGIELPTLRRVLMAGAPVPLHLHERFQHILAPSADTHTPYGATEALPIASASGREILAAMRACGSPIAGTCVGRPAPGVTLRIIPISDAPIAYWDDTLALPAGQVGEIAVQGATVTRRYVSREQANRLAKIGAGAATWHRMGDLGYLDEQGRLWFYGRKSQRVQLADQCLYTEPCELVFNQHPAVYRSALVGITRGGHAAAAIVIEPRPGHMPHDAAARARFTRELLALGAAHTATRVIQTVLFHAAFPVDIRHNAKIFREQLAEWAQGHV, from the coding sequence ATGATCGAAACCGCGCAAGCCAATGCGAATATCGCGCGCTATTTGCCACACATGGCCCACGAGCGCCCCGAGCAGGTGGCCGTCGTGAGCGGGCTGGTGCGCGACCGTGCCGATCGCCCGTGCTACGAGCGACTGACCTTCGCCGAGCTCGACCGCGAGAGCGACGCCTACGCCCACGGGCTCACACGCTACGGCATTGGGCCGGGCACGCGCGTGCTGCTGATGGTGCGCCCAGGCCTGCCGCTGATCGCGCTGACCTTCGCGCTGTTCAAGGCCGGCTGCGTGCCCATCCTGATCGACCCGGCCATGGGCCGTGCAAACCTGGCCGCCTGCATCGCCGAGAGCCAGCCCGAGGCGCTGATCGGTGTGCCGGCCGCGCACCTGGCCCGCCTGGTATTCCGCCGCGCCTGCCGCACGATCACCCGCGCAGTTACAGTTGGGCGGCGCTGGGCCTGGGGCGGCGCAACGCTCGAGCAGCTGCACGACCAGCGGCCCGAGCCGTTCGCAATTGTGCCGACGCGCGCCGGCGACATGGCCGCGATCTTGTTCACCAGCGGCTCAACCGGCGTGCCCAAAGGCGTGGTGTACGAGCATGGCATGTTCGAGGCCCAGGTGCAGACACTGCGCGCACTGTATGCGATCGAGCCGGGCGAGGTCGAGCTACCGGCCTTCCCGCTGTTTGCGCTGTTCAACGTCGCATTGGGCGTCACCTCGGCCATCCCCGACCTCGACCCGACCCGCCCGGCCAGCTGCAACCCGGCCCGGATCGTCGAGATCATCCGCGACCAGCGTGTGACCTCGTCGTTCGGCTCGCCGGCGATCTGGGAGCGCGTGACCCGCCACTGCCTCGACCAGGGCATCGAGCTGCCGACACTGCGGCGCGTGCTGATGGCCGGCGCGCCGGTGCCGCTACACCTGCACGAGCGCTTTCAGCACATCCTGGCGCCCAGCGCCGACACGCACACGCCCTATGGCGCCACCGAGGCGCTGCCGATCGCCTCGGCCAGCGGCCGCGAAATCCTGGCGGCTATGCGCGCCTGCGGCAGCCCGATCGCCGGCACCTGCGTCGGCCGGCCGGCGCCGGGGGTTACGCTGCGGATCATCCCGATCAGCGATGCGCCGATCGCGTATTGGGACGACACACTGGCGCTGCCGGCCGGCCAGGTCGGCGAGATCGCTGTGCAGGGCGCAACTGTGACCAGGCGCTACGTCAGCCGCGAGCAGGCGAACCGGCTGGCCAAGATCGGTGCGGGGGCAGCCACCTGGCATCGCATGGGCGACCTGGGCTACCTCGACGAGCAGGGCCGGCTGTGGTTCTACGGCCGCAAGAGCCAGCGCGTACAGCTGGCCGACCAGTGCCTGTACACCGAGCCATGCGAGCTGGTATTCAACCAGCACCCGGCGGTGTATCGCTCGGCGCTGGTGGGCATTACGCGCGGCGGGCACGCGGCGGCGGCGATCGTGATCGAGCCACGGCCCGGCCACATGCCACACGATGCTGCGGCGCGGGCGCGCTTCACGCGCGAGCTGCTGGCGCTCGGCGCGGCCCATACGGCCACGCGCGTGATCCAGACCGTGCTATTCCACGCCGCGTTCCCGGTCGATATTCGCCACAACGCCAAGATCTTCCGCGAGCAGCTGGCCGAGTGGGCGCAGGGGCACGTGTAG
- a CDS encoding cytochrome d ubiquinol oxidase subunit II — protein MPPLELLVAAIMLAALICYALLAGADFGGGVWDLLARGPRATRQRALIAGAIGPIWEANHVWVILVIVLLFTAFPLAFVAIMTALHIPLTIMLVGIVLRGAAFTFRTYDSQSDAVQRRWSRVFAIASVITPIMLGVCIGAIASGAITVADGVVTSGFFAAWLAPFPWAVGLFALVLFAFLAAVYLTVEAPDDDLREDFRRRALGAAVAVGVLALAVLLLSVDGAPRIRAGVSASPWAWPLQIATGLAALGAIGALWVRRYLLARVLAAAQITLILLGWGAAQFPYLVEPSITIYDAAAPAVTLRLLLIAVAVGALLLFPSLYVLFRIFKGPDVFSLGLRSARMHAERQDEARHASDQ, from the coding sequence ATGCCACCACTTGAGCTGCTGGTGGCCGCGATCATGCTGGCCGCGCTGATCTGCTACGCGTTGCTGGCCGGGGCCGACTTCGGCGGCGGCGTGTGGGATTTGCTGGCGCGCGGGCCGCGCGCCACGCGCCAGCGCGCGCTGATCGCCGGCGCGATCGGGCCGATCTGGGAGGCCAACCATGTGTGGGTCATCCTGGTGATCGTGCTGCTGTTCACGGCCTTCCCGCTCGCGTTCGTGGCGATCATGACCGCGCTGCACATCCCGCTGACAATCATGCTGGTCGGGATCGTGCTGCGTGGCGCGGCCTTCACCTTCCGCACCTACGACTCACAGTCCGACGCAGTGCAGCGCCGCTGGAGCCGGGTGTTCGCAATCGCCAGTGTGATCACGCCGATCATGCTGGGGGTGTGCATCGGCGCCATCGCCTCGGGCGCGATCACCGTCGCAGATGGGGTTGTTACCAGCGGCTTCTTCGCAGCCTGGCTGGCGCCATTCCCGTGGGCGGTAGGCCTGTTTGCGCTGGTGCTGTTCGCGTTTCTCGCCGCAGTCTACCTGACCGTCGAGGCGCCCGATGACGATCTGCGCGAGGACTTCCGCCGCCGCGCGCTCGGGGCGGCTGTGGCCGTTGGCGTGCTGGCGCTGGCGGTGCTGCTGCTCTCGGTAGATGGCGCCCCGCGCATCCGCGCGGGTGTGAGCGCCAGCCCCTGGGCCTGGCCGCTGCAGATCGCCACCGGGCTAGCGGCGCTAGGCGCGATCGGCGCACTGTGGGTGCGGCGCTACCTGCTGGCGCGTGTGCTGGCGGCAGCGCAGATCACGCTGATCCTGCTGGGCTGGGGCGCAGCCCAGTTTCCCTACCTGGTCGAGCCGAGCATCACGATCTACGATGCGGCCGCGCCGGCGGTGACGCTGCGGCTGCTGCTGATCGCGGTGGCGGTCGGGGCGCTGCTGCTGTTCCCATCGCTGTACGTCCTGTTCCGAATCTTCAAGGGGCCAGATGTGTTCAGCTTGGGGCTGCGCAGCGCGCGCATGCACGCCGAGCGCCAGGACGAGGCACGGCACGCCAGCGATCAGTAG